GCTAAGCAAAAAAGCTATTTATTAGCATTTTGGTTTTGTGATATTATAGCATTAGGAAAAGAAGGAGACCAAATTTAGTGGTGATTATTGAAATGAAGCCAGTTGCCATTGCTTATCAACTTGCTTGTTTAGCCTGAGAAATTGcacttttcattattttctcgAAGGTAAGGCCACCACATTACATTTTGCACATTTTAGCGCCAGAAAATTGAAAACTTCACTGCCATTTTGAGGCATCAGATGcagttttagttttagtttcaTGGTGTCAATGATAGTAAGGAGAAGAAGTGCAAAGAATTACCCAATGGTTTGTAGAGACCTGTGGTTGTTTTTGCAATAAGAAAATACAATATGATGAAGCAGATAGGGGCAAAGGAAATCCATCTTGAATTTCTAAGGAATAAAATCACAAgcaaaaaaaggagaaaaagaaaaagaacattCTATATGTAAACTCATCCAAAATCCTAATTTCTATTGCAAGATAGAACTAGAACATAACAAGTAgacttctcttctttttctttttctcttttcttcccAAATATGAAATACCTTACCTTtagcaaaagaaaatggctGCAAAACAAGATGTATCCATCAAGTTGAACCGATCCCCATTCccatatataaaagaaaaagatggaaAGAaagttttttgaaaagaaagtagCTTGATTTATGCTATATCTCTTTCCTTAATTTAGCTTTTCTAAAGTGAAATCAAAGCTTTGCAATTCCTCAATCAATCCAGAGAGGCAAAACATTCtgataattaatctttttacaTTCGAGTTcatactttatatttatatatatatatatatatatatattattatataacctaattaattaactagctAACTCAActcattataaataaacaaaataaaaacaagtaATTTAAACAGcaagttaaagaaaaaaaaacaaacaaagaaataGTCAAGCCCAGTAACAGTAGTAGCTGGCTTTCAATGGTGGGGTTTTTTCTTGGCATtgcctttcttcttcctcctctcTTTTCTTCACCTCCTCTCCTCCTTTTACACAATATATGTAAATGTAACCGAAACATAATACAAAAGTTGGTGGGAGTGGGAATCATTATCATATCAAACAAAACAAGTTGATTGAAATCTTGATGTTGATGTTTGGTTAAGTTTGATATAATATAACTCTAGTTTGGGTTCAGATTTAACCCTGACCATCATCACTGCTGGAATTAATAACATCATCATAATTGATTACTCTCGCTAGCTTGAACTTGAAGAACATTGCCGCACCGAACAAGCAACCACCTGTGCCCACTGCCTTAGCCTTGTCTTCACCGTTTGTGGATTGTCGCCTGCAGCACCACCGAAATTTcccaagaaataaatacatcagcataaaaaaaaataacttaaactAACTCAAGATTCATCAGTATTTAGCTTAGCGGCATggcattttctttaaaagattttcaatatcgatgaaattaatttgaagtttattatataaaagtaaaaagaatatgTGTTCACGAGCTTATAAAGTTACAATGTTTAAGGCAACAGGAAAGATTATATACCTGGGCCGAAGATGGCATGGGGGCTGCCCAAAGGAGATGGCGAGTCACAGTCGGAGGCCGTGGACGAAGACGACGCCGCCATGACAGGCTTAGAGAAGGTATGATCATAATAGTGCTTATTAACAGCATGATAAAGTCCCAAAGCTGGCAAAGTATCAGACAAGCGTTGATCCATTTCAGGAGAGTCAAACCCAAAACCTAACTCAATACAAGCTTTAAGTTCATCAACATCTTCGTCAGTGACActcttgcttttctttttcttgctgtTACCTTTCCTCCTTAACCACGCTTCATCCCTGTAAATATCCGGTGACCAAGAATGCTGTTTATACAGCGGTAATGATGGTGCAAGCAACTTGTGTTGTGCTGCTCGCGGTGGTGGAGGCGGAGGCGGTTGATACGGCAATTCTTGatcttgttcttgttcttgtggGGTTGGGGGGAGTGGTGCCGGGTGGGATTGGGATAGGAGGGACATGGATATAGGCCTCATGTGCGCCAACACAGCCACGGAGGTGGTGGTGGCGGCTGTGGCCGGAGAGTGCGGCGGCAGAGGTCGGAGGACCTCGCCGGTGAGTGGGGTAGAGAGCGCAATGGCTgaaagaaaatgttaaaagatatagaaATAGAGAAGAAAGGAAATGAGGAATATAAGGCGGTGAGGTGGTGGGTGGTGGGGTCAATATTGAAGACTTGGTTTTGGTTGGTCTATGTCATGATGAGCTGtcctttcctttctttacAAGTTTGTAGTTgcagttttcttttcttcttcttttttttttttttttttttcaatttcttacaagatttaaatttattttgcttatctCTTTCAAGTTCTTTTTAACCAAATCATATATAAGTTTGAAAGAGAGGATTGATAAACactaaattattcttttaattaatttagttatttattaatttaatttaatttttaaagtcaattttattataattttaattattgataaattaaaatatatatcaaaataaaatataattaagtcaTTTATTAGAATATATTAGCCAACAATAGGAATTTTACTTTCACCCAAAGAAAAAAgctgtttattaatttttaattgattattctatattttgtAATCTCTAGCAgcaaaagtatatatttgaattatatataagtatttctatttttttttagaagtatatatgttataagagttttatataattatatatttttatattaatatatgatataaatcatatatagtatttatattttgtaagttaataattctattattggGCATTAAAACGATTAACATcacttatatataaattttaataaaatttaaataataaattaaatagtttcttttacattttaaaatttttggtaactagatttttaaacttttatttcattatatttatctGAGATTATGATAATGAGTAaatgtattttaaatatatacaataaaatactaaaattaaaatatttaattttgtaattttaaaatagaaaaaagtaaaaattcatactaaaaaatatttgttgcaattgactttaattaaataaaataaaattattagtatacaattatttatattaaattatataatattacaatatatgtgaattttgattttttaataatatattaagtttatttattattaattattaaaataaccggtataaattttatgattcatAATATGTAGATAAGTTTATTATGATTTAAAGatcttattattatcttaacgataaaatatttatatcataaagttatatatgaaaatatactTCTAGTGTccaataaataattacaaaattataaaatatatgtcatttattatttattgtccaactaaaaaataatgatttagTGATTTGATATTCTATTATGTTGGAAATCTCAGAAACCAAAGAACCAAGGAACTCAAGCATTGTTGTAATTAGACAAACATACTCTACTTTTGCTTCTAAGGCACAAACACAAACACAAGCCCTTGTGTAAAAACTCTATCTGTACTGTAATCCTTAAGAGCGCCACCAGTGACCCAAGCAAATCTGTGTACCAGAATGCAGAATTCAACTCTGATTTGTCTTAAGGGCAACGTTAAACAGAATCCACATGCTTCTTTTGGTTTAGTCGGAGCTCCCTCCATCCGTCGAAACCGgacaattttattatcaagCTTCTTAATGGCTTTTCTGACGACGGTATCTTCAGCAGTAATCATAGGTTTAATTTGGTTTTGTTAGTTGAGAAAATTTAGGGCAAGAAATATCTGCAGCTAATTATCTCATGAGAGTTGAGAGCATTACCGTTTACTACAAAGATCGCTAAAGACtcccaaatgtatatataaataaatatagtttcagttaatttgattcttgccttgttaattatttactttGATTGCTATAATTGTCTGTTCAGTTGTCAAATTAATGttgaaattatcaaaattaaatttattctgAATATAGTACAACTTCATGTTTTCCTCAGCTTTGTTGCAATTGTTTATTAGTTTTTGCTtgtaaaattacaatttattatattctattttgtacgaattatatttattgtctTAAGACCCACTTAACGTTTTTATAAacattatcattttattagaatctttttttttttttgagaagaCCAATGAATAAAGTTATGTTATACAGAATagaataattagataattagtTCTTCccaacaaaaaataaaggatcagttaattaattttctaaattaaaagcAGTGAAATTTTTCACgtgtatttttgttattaagatttaaatcAACAACCAAATTCCGCAGCTCCCGTGTGTAGGGGATGGATGGTCAACCCAAAGAGAAGTCGAAACATGAAGAAGTTTCCTCGTATTCTATTTTCATTGAGGCAGCAGACATGCAACTTTCATAGGCAATTTGTTGGAATGCATTCGAATTAGAACATTCCAAACTGGTGGATTTGGTAGAGATTTTGATTTATCTAATGGTCAAATCGACAAGACTATTAGAGTTTCTAGTAACTTTCCTTACTATAAAttaattggaattttattttgtctaTGATATACTTCATACTTGcaattcaaatattatatatatatatatatataaatattatttttcttagaacaaatatacataatatttcaattacttggatttctatattttgttttgttgtaCTATGAACTTCAATTGTATTCTATTAACCCTTCCACAAGCTCTATATTTAGTTATGACTTATTTCactcatttaaaaaaaaaaaatagctaatcacaaaataacttaattatagtttcaatttcaaattttatatatataactatttttaaattcttgagACGATATTTTGCTACCcgtaaattagattaattttatatccttataaattttaaataatttaattattttcataaaaatatatattttctagcCCTTTTCTAATCGATAATTTTCATGCTAATAACATTTTTACAGTGCATGTGTTTTACTGTTGTTAGtccaaaaatttaattttactttctctTCCTTCAAACATCCCTTCTCTTTTTTCGTAATCCTCTTTCTCAATCCACTGGCGATCTTCTTTACCTTCCTTAATTCCTTGTATGCCTTTTCGTCATAATTTCTTTCGCAACCTTCACTTCATCCCTGCGTTTCACCATTGCCACACTTGATTTTGTTGTCGCCGTACCGAGTTTTACCATGTTTCCATTCTTGAGATTGTCGTTGTAGCAAGTACTTTGAGTTCTATTTAAGAGAATTGTCATTGAGGGtgagaaaatttgaataagtTGATAGAGAGTGATAGATAAATAGATATGATTTATTACTATTaccattattatttatatcatcttttgaatgattaatataatatgtaatgttaataattaaagtttttttagaaaagtaaaaattttaatacattCATTTCGTGTGGATCGTAATACTAATAGGGCTACTTATTGTATTATTGATTGCGTCGAATTGAATTTTTGTGAAAAACAAGTAAATGGccaatttgaaataaattgaagCATTGAAACTCAATCATCTTTTTACCAAATTATAGAAGGGCTTTTGTGTAGCATTTGCCTTTCTAAGACCTATAAGTGAGGTCAATTTAGAAGAATTTACTCGGACAAATGGTCAGTTTGTTCCTGAATTTATattcaaaagttaaatatattaaatttaaattttttcagtaaataatttcttaaatttatattcaatGGTCAAATATAcacaatttaaaaattctcaGCATATATCTCCTTGAACTTGTGTGCAAAGgtaaaacatattaaatttaaaaataatatttattttattaatttacttataCAAAGgcatatttgaaaaattttaaaatttagatttaattgatctaaaaatgataaattataggcctatttattaaaaaaattaaaacttgatTTATTTAGTCTAtagaaagttaaaatttatcttatttgatcttaaaagattaaaatttaacttattattttagaattaattagattcaaaatttaaatctgATCAAATTGTatcaataaattgataaaataaatattatttttaatttttataaatcattaaaatttaaatatctaatattattttacttcttaaaataatatttaatcgAATATATTTCAGCATTCGATGTAAACTCAAGCCACGGATTTGATCCCAAACTCCAAGCACAAAATTAGTGAAACGGTTTAGGGGGCAACTTTTTGACCCGACCTCAAAATTGCGGCCTAAACTCGCCCATAATTCCAAatgattcaaaaatattagGATTGGGTCAGTCTGGGTAAGGGGtgatttaaataattgaaatatgtatattatCAAGCAAAATTtggatattattttcatataattttttattatttttggatcGTCATTCATTTGGATTGCTGGATGATGGGGATATTTCATAACAAAAAAGTAGGTGAATTATAAGgtttaagaaatataactcCAGCAGTGTATGAAAAATTTGGTCTTCATACCAATCTGTCCATACagtaagaaaaagataatccCCAAAACTTATGGTTGGCAGGCTACCAGTCATTATACTATGGGATCACTTTCAATACACGAAGTTGGGTGTCATTTGttgttaaaataaagaaaagaaaacatgtGGGTGTCATAAACCTCATCTGCCAAGCTGCGCATATACTATGTGGATGCTCACTAAGGGCCTCCATTATTGTTGTTTGCTTGctcattagaaaaaattaaaaagagaaaaaaagataaactGGTGACTGTGTCATGGGTTTGCTCATGACTTCATAGGTTAGTTTATCAAATTCTGCTACTACAAGATACGCTTGGCGGCTGCCTTTCCCTGAAGGAAATGCATTATTTAAGGGCAACTTGATTGCTCCCTCCTCAAACAAACAATAAAGAGAAAGAATTGCTGACATATTAAAGCTGAAGGGGAAGAAGTAGACTTTCTTAATGCGCGATTGCCGGCAGAAAGCTATGTATTAAGAGCTGGAGAGGGATGGAATCAGCCTATAGTTTGAAACTTGAGACTCGGGGTTCAACCGAAGACCCAGTTGCTTTTTTGACATATTTGTCCTTTTCTTGTTCTGGAGAAAGATGGGACTTTATGGTTTCAACTTTGAACTTTGGCGCATTCAACAATTTCAATGTTACTTGATTTCACAACTTTATATtgatcaaattcataaattctaTTTCAATATGGTTTGATTTTTGAGATGAAAACGTATGCATAACCTACTCAGTAGATCTTATCGttcaaaatgtttttatttcaaattaagttTTAGAATGTGTTTTGCTTAACATTTTGATTGTTTTAGCGTATTTCAGTTGAATAATTTCATTCCCATTTCAAttgaaataatttgtttaattttataatataaaaatctcctaatttaatatttccaTCAGATGctttctaataaaatacttagttaattatactatattcaaattttataatttaattaattcatttaaacttatagaaattattaagatataggaaaaagtaataattatataatatgttcaaaaaatatgaatttttaaaatattattaaaataactatatatctaaatttataaactatttattttcatataatatataaatgagaATGGAATATTCAAATACTGCTCCAATTAGAAATCTCAAACACCCacaaaaatagtaataattaatttagttttttcataaatatattctcaATTTAgacaataatttaaatttgactatttcttttttttttttttttgctttcaaTCTTCAATATTAGTCGGCAGAACCCAACTAGTGAAACGAACAGCAATAtattaaccaaaaatataaataaataaaggcttcttaatcaatttgctaggTGCAGTAATATCATTAGCTGCAGATCATAAGATTTCTCTTTGTACAGGTATTTTCATAAATCTATGAatcatacatatataattgTCATCATCAAACGTTAATCCCATGCATGCCATATAAATCATTAACATTACTAAAGGCAAAAAATGGATAAGTGCACTGCATGTTTCAATTTATACAAGAAGTTCCAccctatatatttttattttctttagcttGAGCTTGGGATTTTGAGGACTGTAATGGTTTCCTCTGTGGCATACTGGTACTCAAATAAGTCAATAAAGATGACATCAATTAGACAAATTTGCTAACATACGTATTGGAACATCATGTCAGTGCTGTACATGATTTACAGCAATTAAAGCACTTGTTAATTGGGGATAGCTTGCAATGCCTTATTGGTGGAGTGAGTATGTCATAGATTTCATGATTTCTATTGCATGATTTCTAGTGCTTCACAAAATCATTCaaatccttcttttttttcgaagaaaagaaaataggtaAAGTACGTAGCTCCACCATCTTAACATGttgcattattttcttatagcaAAGATATAAATTGATGGTTTATCCTGTGATGCCTTGTCTGACCCTGCCTGCCAAGTACTGTTGCTTTCGGGTTGAAACATCATTCTCAtttttaattctgttttgagtAAAGAAAGTTGATAGACAATGCCGATGTTCTGTACCCATTAGCCCTGTACGAATACTGGCTCTGGTAACCAGTCTGAAAAAGGGGCTTTCCTAAAACGGAGATTGGTTCATTTAACTGATAactaatttttgttaaaaatttatgttaaagcgtttaataaaaattaaaaaaattattaattattagttaatttagttCTAATCAGTTACTGATTGTATCAGCTCTATTTTAAGAGTGTATTTGGTTCAACTGGTCAATGCAGTTGATAGCTGATGATTGATAATTGGTAGCTGGtggctaataaattaaaccgtttgataaaattttattagcagTTGTTATTAGTATCTTAGATGACTATTgaagatataatttattttattatattttatttaatgatacaaattaatagaaataacttataataattaaaaaatttataattattttttttagcttaattacatttattattaaaaatattttaaaaaattattttaaaagtaaaaatttaaatttaaattctactaataaatttttttaataccaaatactattatttttaaatattataattattaattattaagaataattttaaaataatattatttatttaaaattataaaattttaattatataaaatcagtttaaaataagttattgttaataagttttaataaggataatagtgttcaaataaataaaaaattaaatcagcTACCAgctgataagaaaaaattttaaaatagagcTGATACAATCATCAGCTGGCACTAAATCAACTATCAGCTGCTTTTTTTAAGTCTTTACCAAATgctttaatataattgttcAGTGAAAAACAACTATTATCTCTGAACCAAGCACCATCTCAGAGCTTTTTATTATCAGCTGATatctgatttgatttttttatttatttagacactgttatctttattaaaacttattaataatagttTACTATAAGttgatctcatataattatatttttatattttataatatagataatattattttgaaattatttttaataattaaataattataaaatttataattatagtatttgaaattaaaaatttatttgtagaatttaaatttaaatttaaatttctactttaaaataaactttataaatttttaataataaatacaattgagctaaataaaattaattataatattttaattattataaattattttattaacttgGATCAtcgaataataatatatttaatgataaattatatccTCAATAGTCATTTAATATACTAATAGCAACcgctaataattttttttaaataatttaatttattaactatcaGCCACCAGTCGCACTGATTAACCGAATCAGCCGCATTGATCAACCGAACCAAACAAGACTCTAAATCTTTTGCTTTCGTGGAA
The sequence above is drawn from the Ricinus communis isolate WT05 ecotype wild-type chromosome 7, ASM1957865v1, whole genome shotgun sequence genome and encodes:
- the LOC8262893 gene encoding uncharacterized protein LOC8262893; the protein is MRPISMSLLSQSHPAPLPPTPQEQEQDQELPYQPPPPPPPRAAQHKLLAPSLPLYKQHSWSPDIYRDEAWLRRKGNSKKKKSKSVTDEDVDELKACIELGFGFDSPEMDQRLSDTLPALGLYHAVNKHYYDHTFSKPVMAASSSSTASDCDSPSPLGSPHAIFGPGDNPQTVKTRLRQWAQVVACSVRQCSSSSS